CGACGGGGAAAGGTTATCCTATTGAGTTTGTCCTGCAGGGACCTGCCTGGGATAAGCTGGCGGATCTTAGTGAGAAGATGAAAACAGATATGAGAAATTCAGGTTTTATGGTGGACGTGGATTCTGATTACCTCGAGGGAATGCCAGAGATTCGGATCACGCCCAATCGCGATCAGGCGGCCACCCGTGGAGTGAGTGTTGAAGATATTGGAACGACCATACAAGCGATGATTGGTGGAGTGAAAAATGGTCAATACACAAAGAACGGACACCGTTATGACATTTACGTTCAGCTTAAAAAAGAACCCGATCCTCGTGTCGAATTCAAAGACATTCTTATTGCCAATGGCAGAAACAATTTGATTCCTCTTTCAAAAGTAAGTGATCTTGAAGAAAAACCAAGTCTTCAACAAATCACGCGCGTGAATCGTCAGCGCGCGATCACGATTTATTCGAACTTAGCTCCCGGTGCGTCCCAAGAGAAAGCGTTGCAGTTTGTGCAGGAAAAAGCGAAGGGTTTGCCGCCCACATACTTTGTCTCACAGTCAGGTGCCGCAAAAACTTTCCAAGAGTCTTTTAATAGTTTGATTTTCGCCTTGGCGCTCGGAATTTTAGTGGCCTATATGGTTCTTGCAAGTCAGTTTAACTCTTTTCTAGATCCTTTAACGGTTCTGATGGCATTGCCTTTTAGTTTTAGCGGTGCTTTTTTTGCGTTAGTTTCGATGAAACAATCTATCAATATGTATTCGATGATCGGGGTTCTTCTTTTAATGGGGATCGTAAAAAAGAATTCGATCTTACTGATTGATTTCACCAATGCCGTCAGAGATCGGGACTCCTCGAAAGGAGCCAACGAAGCATTGAAAGAGGCCTGTCCGGTTCGTCTTCGTCCGATTATTATGACTTCATTTGCAACGATGGCAGCCGCTATACCTTCCGCCTTAGCCTCAGGAGCGGGCTCCGAAACTTTTAAACCTATGGCGATCACTTTGATCGGCGGTGTTTTCGTTTCGACGTTTCTCACTTTGTATGTTGTACCTGCTACCTATTCACTAGTGGAAAGATTTAGAAGACGTGATGTGCGTAAGAAAGAAGTTACGCAGGCTTTTGCAATAGTCGGTGATAAAGCGGGAATCAGTTTTCAGCCGATGCCCGATTTTATTGAGGACCAAGACAAACCGACTCCTAAAGAGACGGCTGTTTCACAAGATAAGACATAAAAATGATCTCCCGGCGATCGTCCGCTTAAAGGGGACAGCTCTGTGGTACAGAAATATGAAAACTGATCCAGTTTAGGCATTTAAACCCCGAAAAGAATATTAAGACGCGACATCTGAACGTTTTATGAGGGGCTTGAAATGAAAATAATCCTGATGGGTTTGATATTTTGGGGATGTTGGGCTCACGCCAATCCGCTAAATTTAACTTATCAAGGACGTATCGTTAAAGCGGATGGAACTCCTTTAGAATATTCCAATGTCAGCTTTCTTTTTGAAATCGCCAATCCCAACGGAAGCTGCGTGATCTATCGCGAGCAAATCGATGGTATCAATATGGCGAATTCCAAAGGTGTTTTTGATGTTCCTATCGGTGTGGGGACTCGTTTATTTCCGACGACTCCTGTTTATAAAATTTCAAGCGCTTTTGATAATTCTGTAATTCACAACTGCTATGGCGGAGCAACTTACACAGCTCTTGAAGATGACACTCGTGTTTTACGAGTGCAGTTTCATGATGGAATAGGTTGGAAACTAATCAGTCCTTCGAATGTGATTCGCTCTGTGCCTTACGCTTTGTCAGCGTTTTCAGCGACAAAGCTCGGAAGTTTAGGTGTTGGTGATTTTCTTTTAAAAACAAATCTTCCGGGTGCGGCCTGTGGAGCAGGAAAAGTCCTTACATTTGATGGAACAAACTTGAGTTGTGTTGTTGATGCTGGAGGATCTGGTGTTATTAATGATGTTCTTGCTGGAACGGGAATTAGTGTTTCGGGAACAACAACGAAAACTGTTTCTGTAAACATTGGTTCCACTGCGGGAACTGTAGCTGCGGGTGATGATTCGCGTTTTGCAAATGCACGTGCGCCTATCGGAGCGGCAAGTGGAGACTTGGCTGGAGCTTATCCGAATCCCTCCGTGGCGAAACTTCAAGGGGTGGCTGTTTCTAATGTGGCTCCGATGAGTGGGCACTTTTTCAAGTTTGATGGTGCCCAATGGAGTAGTGCTGCTATTGGTATGAGTGATGTTACAAACTTGAATTCTTCTTTGAGTAACTATCACACGGTGGCTGCGTTTAATACTGCTGTTGGAAGTGCGAACTGTGGTGCTCACCAGACGCCGTATTGGAATTCTGTCTCTAGCTCATTTCAATGTCAGTCGATCAATGTTTCTGTCGCGGGTGATGTGAGTGGAACTATTGGTGCTGTTTCTGTAAATAAAATCAAAGGTGTCGATGTTGATACGACGGGATTAGCTACTGGCCAAGTTTTAAAGTACGACGGAACTAAGTGGGCTCCTGCTTCTGATAACAATGCTGGTGGTACTGTTACGAATATCGCGACAGGCACTGGTCTAACTGGAGGTCCGATCACTTCGACTGGAACTATTTCTTTAGCTAATACTGCTGTGACTGCGGGGCCCTATGGTTCAACAACTCAAGTTGGAACTTTCACGGTTGATGCTCAAGGACGTTTAACTGCCGCTTCCAATTCTGCAATTGCTTTTCCTGTGACTTCTGTCGCAACGAAGGGCGGTGCAGTAACTTTGGATTATGGTGATATCAATAATGCCGCTTCAAAATATTTAACTTACAAACCTAACAATGTTGCTTGTGCCGACGGCCAAGTCATTAAATGGATTGCTGCAAATTCTCGCTGGGAATGCGCGAATGATGTCGATACCAACGCTGGCGGTACTGTTACAAATGTCACGAGTGCTAATAGTTATTTATCGGTAGCGACAGGGAACTCAACTCCTGTTCTTACTGTGAATGTAGGAACAGTTGCCAACACTGTTGCTGCTGGTAATGACTCTCGCTTTACAGATGCTCGTACTCCAACAGGAGCTGCTGGTGGAGATTTAACTGGGACTTATCCAAATCCTACTTTAGCAACCACAGCAGTGACTGCGGGAAGCTATGGTTCAACTACGCAAGTTGGAACATTCACTGTAGATAGCAAGGGTCGTTTGACAGCCGCTTCAAATGCGGCGATTGCGTTCCCTGTTACTTCTGTTGCAACAAGAACTGGTGCGGTTGTTCTTGATTATGGTGATATCAACAATGGCGCTTCTAAATATCTGACTTACAAACCCAACAACGTCGCTTGTGCCGACGGCCAAGTCATTAAATGGATTGCTGCAAATTCTCGCTGGGAATGCGCAAACGACACTGACACAAACGCTGGCGGTACTGTTACGAATATCGCAACAGGTACTGGCTTAAGTGGTGGACCTATCACCTCAACAGGAACTATTTCTCTTGCAAACACAGCGGTCACTGCGGGTTCCTATACTCGCGCAAATATCACTGTTGATGCTCAAGGTCGCTTGTCGGCTGCAAGCAATGGTGCCGCAATTAATCTTGCAACGGAAGTGACTGGTACTTTACCAATCGCAAACGGTGGCACCGGACAAACAACAGCGATTGCTGCCTTCAACGGTCTCTCGCCAAGCACGACAAAAGGTGATTTGATCGCACACGATGGAACGAATGATATTCGTTTACCAGTCGGAACAAATGGACAAATTTTATCCGCGAACTCAGCGCAAGCATCGGGTCTTCAATGGATCACTCCAACAAATGGAACTGTGACTAATGTTACCGGAGCAGCTCCAATTGTTGTGGCGACAGGCTCAACAACTCCCGCAATTTCAATCAACGATGCAACCACTTCAACAAAAGGTGCCGTGCAAGTAGGTGCGGGTATCGCTGTAACATCAGGAACTATCAGTGCCGACCCTGCGAACTTTCCTTCAGCGGTTCCCGTATCTAAAGGTGGTACGGGAGCAACCTCTTTGACGGCCAATAGAATAATTGCCTCGAATGGGACAGGATCGGCTTTTACGACATTTAATTGTGCCGTTGGGCAAATGGTTTCATTCGATGCTACAGGCATGATGATATGTTCATCTTTTTCATCTGGATCAGTATTTCTAAACAATGGAAATTCATTTGCTGGAAATGCAGTGATTG
This region of Bdellovibrio sp. BCCA genomic DNA includes:
- a CDS encoding beta strand repeat-containing protein; translation: MKIILMGLIFWGCWAHANPLNLTYQGRIVKADGTPLEYSNVSFLFEIANPNGSCVIYREQIDGINMANSKGVFDVPIGVGTRLFPTTPVYKISSAFDNSVIHNCYGGATYTALEDDTRVLRVQFHDGIGWKLISPSNVIRSVPYALSAFSATKLGSLGVGDFLLKTNLPGAACGAGKVLTFDGTNLSCVVDAGGSGVINDVLAGTGISVSGTTTKTVSVNIGSTAGTVAAGDDSRFANARAPIGAASGDLAGAYPNPSVAKLQGVAVSNVAPMSGHFFKFDGAQWSSAAIGMSDVTNLNSSLSNYHTVAAFNTAVGSANCGAHQTPYWNSVSSSFQCQSINVSVAGDVSGTIGAVSVNKIKGVDVDTTGLATGQVLKYDGTKWAPASDNNAGGTVTNIATGTGLTGGPITSTGTISLANTAVTAGPYGSTTQVGTFTVDAQGRLTAASNSAIAFPVTSVATKGGAVTLDYGDINNAASKYLTYKPNNVACADGQVIKWIAANSRWECANDVDTNAGGTVTNVTSANSYLSVATGNSTPVLTVNVGTVANTVAAGNDSRFTDARTPTGAAGGDLTGTYPNPTLATTAVTAGSYGSTTQVGTFTVDSKGRLTAASNAAIAFPVTSVATRTGAVVLDYGDINNGASKYLTYKPNNVACADGQVIKWIAANSRWECANDTDTNAGGTVTNIATGTGLSGGPITSTGTISLANTAVTAGSYTRANITVDAQGRLSAASNGAAINLATEVTGTLPIANGGTGQTTAIAAFNGLSPSTTKGDLIAHDGTNDIRLPVGTNGQILSANSAQASGLQWITPTNGTVTNVTGAAPIVVATGSTTPAISINDATTSTKGAVQVGAGIAVTSGTISADPANFPSAVPVSKGGTGATSLTANRIIASNGTGSAFTTFNCAVGQMVSFDATGMMICSSFSSGSVFLNNGNSFAGNAVIGTNDNFSFEIETNGSTKMTVLPNGNVGIGTASPSEKLTVNGMIESTSGGIKFPDGSIQTKATVAGNLDIRRGSAALLTGLNLNGSTPTYDVAIPATLPEDTRAIIMIVQYNHGSSTTGTHGYITFNAYQTGTTAGEPDYKTAYTKQSFNDYANTHQVEMLVPWRPALADRLTVQVTYSYNTDPLNVYNISYGGYISASGGATPIGSWNEASGNAYRSIGNVGIGTTSPAAKLDVQGEVKFGNTASACSGTTEGQQRYNSTTKQMEFCNGTAWKSFRPHVTRCSYSTGNSTTSGTYYSRTWIAGDCSNGLPSASLTYDAIANSLSSNGSVTNASCYTNYGNVYANVSGVNFVVECLYIEKQ